One region of Streptomyces davaonensis JCM 4913 genomic DNA includes:
- a CDS encoding carbohydrate kinase family protein, whose amino-acid sequence MTTAPDGALLVVGDVVTDVIARHRGPLAPGTDTAAAIRTVPGGAGANVACWAAYSAAAEVRLLGRVGADAAAWHERELAVCGVRPHLVVDPRAPTGTVICLVDAEAAAERTFLTDSGASLRLDADDWSEALLDGVARLHLSGYLLFSEPSRALVAAALESARARGVPVSLDPASAGFLVDLGVDRFLALVDGVEVLLPSRDEACLLTGLPDAADAAAKLSRQIPLVVVKQGAAGALVAEGGTVRARIPAAPATPTDTTGAGDAFTGAFLAALLRGTDPEDAAREGCRAGASAVQRVGGRPPGAD is encoded by the coding sequence GTGACGACCGCGCCGGACGGTGCCCTGCTGGTCGTCGGCGATGTCGTCACGGACGTGATCGCCCGGCACCGGGGCCCGCTCGCCCCGGGCACGGACACGGCCGCCGCGATCCGGACCGTGCCGGGCGGCGCGGGCGCCAATGTGGCCTGCTGGGCGGCGTACTCCGCGGCCGCGGAGGTACGGCTGCTCGGGCGGGTGGGCGCGGACGCGGCGGCCTGGCACGAGCGGGAACTCGCGGTCTGCGGCGTACGGCCGCATCTCGTCGTCGACCCCCGGGCGCCGACCGGGACGGTGATCTGCCTGGTCGACGCAGAGGCGGCGGCCGAGCGGACGTTCCTGACGGACAGCGGCGCCTCGCTACGGCTGGACGCCGACGACTGGTCGGAGGCGTTGCTGGACGGTGTGGCCCGGCTGCATCTGTCGGGCTATCTGCTGTTCTCCGAGCCGAGCCGGGCGCTGGTGGCGGCGGCCCTCGAGTCGGCCCGCGCGCGTGGGGTGCCGGTGAGCCTGGATCCGGCGTCGGCCGGGTTCCTGGTGGACCTGGGGGTGGACCGGTTCCTCGCCCTCGTCGACGGCGTCGAGGTCCTGCTGCCCAGCCGGGACGAGGCCTGCCTGCTGACGGGGCTGCCCGACGCGGCGGACGCGGCAGCCAAGCTGAGCCGCCAGATCCCGCTGGTCGTCGTCAAGCAGGGCGCGGCCGGTGCGCTGGTGGCGGAGGGCGGCACGGTACGCGCCCGTATTCCGGCGGCACCGGCGACCCCGACCGACACGACCGGAGCGGGCGACGCCTTCACCGGTGCCTTCCTCGCCGCGCTGCTCAGGGGCACGGACCCCGAGGATGCGGCACGGGAGGGGTGCCGGGCGGGCGCGTCGGCGGTGCAGCGGGTGGGCGGGAGACCGCCGGGGGCGGACTGA